AATTACTTGCAATCATACCGAGTGCATCTTAATCTGCACTCACCCTGACGCAGGCATACCATAATCCACACGCTCTACAGTTTTCCCAGTGTCCCCCTTTCGCGGTAACGGGAAGGGTATTCTGAAAAAAACGAATGAATTGTACAACATATTCTGCTTGTATTCCGCAAAAAATATTAGAGAACGCTAACATTATGAATAACTATTACCAACAGGCCACTTTTCTGCAAAGTGCCACAACCCGTAAGACCATGCCCGACGAGGGCGGTTTGGAAATCGCTTTTGCCGGGCGCTCTAATGCTGGAAAATCCAGTGTAATCAATCGTGTGTGCTCGCAAAAGTCGTTGGCAAGAACCAGTAAAACGCCGGGAAGAACCCAATTAATCAACTTTTTTCAGTTACCGGATGCGCATTTTTTAGTGGATTTGCCCGGTTATGGGTATGCGAAAGTGCCGGAAGCGATCAAGCTGGAATGGCAGAAATTTATCGAATCGTATTTGACGCAGCGGAATACCTTACGCGGAATGGTGTTAGTGATGGATATTCGTCACCCGATGACCGATTACGATCAGGCAATGTTGCGCTGGGCACGCAATCGAATGCTGCCGGTGCATGTATTGCTGAACAAGTCGGATAAATTGACGCGCGGTGCCGGACTGAACGTACTGTTGCAAGTGCGTAAAACGTTGGCTGATTATGGAATGGCGTCGGTACAGACATTTTCTGCACTTAACCGGCAAGGGCTGGACGAATGTTGGGAAGTTTTGGATAAGTGGTTGGGGAAAGGTGCCTGAGTCATTCAGGAAGAGTTCATTTCTTTAAGGGTATCCTTCTTCCTGCGGGGAAAAAGGAACCCCGGCCAAACAGGGGGTCTAAAAAGCCGGGGTTTAACGAACAGGTCTGGATTGGGGAAACCAAACCTGTGTCCGTAAACGAAAAACACCGATGCCGGGCTTAAGCATCATCCTGCGCATTTTTCGATACTTCACGGAAACTTTTAATAGATTAAATATACATTTCTTAAATCTATCTGAATAGTAGCGCATTCCGACGTGCTATAAAAATAAAATAGTTTAATGGCTCGAATATTTTTTGTGATTTGCATGTCTCAAAAATTCAACGCAAGCTTTTTTCCCAAAAAGGTTGGCCTGTCGCCTTTTGAAGATTGTCAGCGCGAAGCGGCGCGGCTGATTTTTCTGTCTTAGGCTGCGCAATAATCACCGTGATGTTTCTTGGACGCCCTGCACGTAACAATGTCATATTGACTTCTGTACCCACTCGCAAATCACCAATAATATTTTTAACATCAACAGCGCCTTGAACATTTTTATTGTTCATCTTGATGATAATGTCACCGGCTTCGACACCGGCTTTTTCAGCAGGAGAACCTGCAAGCACTTGATTAATAATAGCACCTTCATTGGGTTTGATCCCGAAATCACGCGCCATGGTGCTATCAACGTCTTGTACTTCAACCCCTAACTGACCACGTTCAACGCTTCCATATTGGACAATTTGGGTGATG
The sequence above is drawn from the Thiothrix subterranea genome and encodes:
- the yihA gene encoding ribosome biogenesis GTP-binding protein YihA/YsxC; the encoded protein is MNNYYQQATFLQSATTRKTMPDEGGLEIAFAGRSNAGKSSVINRVCSQKSLARTSKTPGRTQLINFFQLPDAHFLVDLPGYGYAKVPEAIKLEWQKFIESYLTQRNTLRGMVLVMDIRHPMTDYDQAMLRWARNRMLPVHVLLNKSDKLTRGAGLNVLLQVRKTLADYGMASVQTFSALNRQGLDECWEVLDKWLGKGA